tactaaaatatccatagcagTACTTTTCATGGTTACAAAAAACCATAAAGTGAGTGACCACTAGCTGAATGTCTAAACTGAACATGAATTATTATGATAAACTAATGAAGAAGCAAATTAAGATTTAGTCAAAACAAaggaaagtaagcagaaccaggaaaacaaataaCAATGTGAAAGATATAGAAGCATattaatgtaaaattttaaatatgaaatgacatttttttcattaagagAATTGACTAAACTACAAATTTAACAGAGAGTACCTCATCTGCCCAGATTATCCCTTCTAAGGGCAATCTCCTTTCTCTGGCCCTTAAAGGGATTAAACTCCATGGGGAGAAACTATTTCCATTCAGTGGAAAGCATTCAAACTTCAATTTAGCTGAGATTTTCCATATAGATCTGTAGGAAGAACCCACTGACTCCTCTGGGAGAGTCTTCTGAGAGGAAAGAGTTATAGCTGTTCAACTATTCAAATGTTAACCCAGGACTGTATTGTTACAAATCTTGATTTTGTTTCCTGGATTCCCCTAAATCAAAGTTCTCAGTGTGGTCTGAGGGAGAGTCCCCAGAGATACTTTCAGGGGATACATAAGGTCAAAACCACTTTTCATAGTAAAGCTAAGATATTATTTGCCTTTCTATTACTtctattatttcccttttctaaCTATGTGTATGAAGCATGATTCTTTATATgcttcaacttaaaaaaaatcacaattgatggaatgcagaagcagatataatctagctgtcttctattaaaccagaaattaaaagagatttgcaaaaatatataaaacatcccaactgataaatggttaaagaatatgaacaggtagttttcagaggaagaaattaaagctatctataatcacacgaaaaaatgctctaaaatcactatcgattagagaaatgcaaattaaaacaactctaaggtaccacctcatacctatctgGTTGGTTAgagtaacagaaaaggaaaatgataaatgctggagaggatgtagaaaaattggaacagtaatacattgttggtagagttgtgaactgatccaactattctggacagcaatttggaactataccccaaaaGCAACAAAAcagtccataccctttgatccaccattaggtctctatcccaaagacatcataagaaagggaaaaggaccccacatgtacaaaaatatttatagcacctttttttgtggtggcaaagattggaaattccctatcaattgagaaatggctgaataagctgtcgtatatgaaggtaatggaatactactgtatcataagaaatgatgaggaggatttcagaaaaacctggaaagacttacatgaactgatgctgagtgaagtgagcagaaccaggagaacattgcacacagccacaacattgtgtgatgattaactataatagacttagttcttcgcagcaatacaattatccaagacaattccaaaggattcatgatgaaaaatgttaaccacatccagagaaagaactatgaagtctgaaggCAGACCCAAGCATAcaatcttcactttttttttgtttttctttgtcctggttttttccttttgttatgattcttctttcacaacataattaatgtggaaatatgtttaacatgattgtacatatataacctatatcagattgcttgctgtcttggggagggggtagaggagagaagggagaaaattttggatctcaaaattttacaaaaatgaatgctgaaaactatctttacatgtaaataGGAAAACATTAAattactattaaggaaaaaaacatgtaaaacaatgccacttCTCACTTTTTTAAGGAAAAGTTATTTctcataaaatgttatttatgttgacataattttttaatgaatacaaatttattagttttaatttctaatatgataaatgatagctataacccacataaaaaaagttctttgtggtcctcaataattttaggAGTATAAAAAGGTCTAGAGACCAAATGGTTTGAGAACCAGTTACCTAAACTGGTCTTGTACAGACTTATTTGAGGGCATAGGAAGACTATCATTTTGGACATCTCTCTACATCAGAAATGTCTTGGAATTAGATTAActgtaaataaaattataaaattactgGTGACTCAATACAGAATacactattgattttttttaacagaaagattttctaaaagaaaatatgaatgttGTATAATTACAATGAATGAGTTTAGTcctaaaaaaaattgagaaaagaattcTATTTGTGGAGGTACATAATACTACATATACTTCAGACTTGATTGaagtgttggtttgttttgttgaactgtttttcttttaaaaatctttattagaAAAGCATTACTTGCTGGATAGAAGgggggatatatttggaaatgaaggtgattttaaaacaatatctcaatgaatctttttttaataaaatggaaaagaagcatTAAAAATGGCCAAAAAAGAAAGCATTGGAGATAGGCTCAAGTTTGCAAAAAGTTTGGCAACAGACCCAAATAAGTAATATTATCCCCAGAACAGTGATAGATGAAACTGGCAGGAAGATAACAGAAAACAGAACATAtgtcagtatttttaaaatgatctatttttatcaatgacagtAGAACCACTATACATTTGGAAAATACCTGAGTTCTCAATACTATATGAGGAGGCAGTACTGGAATGTAAGAAGatcaagtcaagaagactggttGGATCAAAGAGGCCTAGATCCAATCTTTGATGAAAGCGATACAATCTTGAAAGCATTGAGAGATAATTCTACAAGTCATTTCAGGAGACAGCAAAGATattaaaagagaggaagaaatcacTGACAGTAAAACTATCTCCCATAAAGTAAACAAGAGGACAGTACCAACCTATATAGCTGCTTTCTCATGTTTAGAAAATCTCACATTTTTAGTCACATGATTAACTGAAAGGTacaaagaatataagctctcacTGTATTTATtgtttgctgattaaaaaaaaaaaaaggcaaaacacaaCCTTTAAAGGCCCCCTCCAACAAGGAGTTTCTCATGTATGTGTTACGACCATACAAGATCTGGTTTGTTAAATGCAAACACAGGTAACTGTTCAACAACCCTCTGATTATTGTCAAGTGAAGCAGAAAACAGTATGCTTGCTaaaggtgtttgccactgtcatggaggATGTTCTATGCAGGGTCCATGTGGAAGTTGTTGGTATGCCTTAGGATTACGTACTCCAGTTGCTCCTCTTTTAGGATATCATGCTGATAATATTAAGTCCCAATTTATTACAGAGGCTTCCCAATGAGATTCATGATTACTCAAACAAGAGTACAGGAAAACACAAAGGCATAAAAAAGTCCTATTGTCCAGATTATGATATGCGGTTCACTGGCCAGTCTGTAGGTGGTCACTGAGTTGGGCTCAGAATTGAATAGTTCCAAGAGAGCAAGCTGCATTGCACTTGAAAAATTCCAGTCCTTATAATGATACCAAGCTGCTCCTTGACATAAAATCCCAGCTTTCAAAAACTAATGTTTTCATGGTGATGCTGTTCTGGCATGGCTGTGAATGCTGGAATACCACAGCCTCTGGCAAATCAAAATGGCAGGTTAActaaaaggcaatggagaggtgcACTGTGGACACAAGTAGGCCAACACACATTTCCAACAATGACCTACCTGCATGTAAGAAGTAGTGTAAGAATATCATCCAGGAAATACCTGATCAAAAAAGGAAGTGAGTCAGTCATGCAGCAAGAGAGATAAAGGATGAACACCCTGGGCACTGTATCGATACCTATGAAATGTGATGAACTGCACCAATACCTATAAAATTTTATGACtgtattcttaaccttttttttgagTTATAGACCTTTTTGACAgtatggtgaagcctatagactccatcttagaataatgtttttaaatacaaaaaatagagtacctaggattataaaggaaaccaaataaTTATTACAGAGGATCAGAAGATATGGAAGAGTTGTTATCTGATAAAGAGTTTCCTtttagataaaataatttttaaagtgcaATTGTTGCCAATTGCCTGTATCTCACTAACTTATTAAGAGCTGTAGGGAAACAGGTTAACACTGAAAgaggcaaatatttattaagctgctCAACTCTTGCCCTCGAGAAGTTCACAGTCTGTAAAGATAAGTCACACAAAGAAATAACTACAAGGCACATTAGAAAGCACAAATTAGTACAACGATGAGATACATACAAAATGTTTTGAGAGATTTGAAAAAGTATAGAACACCTTGACATCTTTCAATTTTGTAACATTCTAGCTTGTAgcctatttatttttacattttgttacCTCACCCCTTCCCTAATGATATTATAAACGCCATGATAGCTGAGACACAGTTGTTTTTCATTTGCAGTCTCAGCATGTAGTATTCTCACTGGACCCAAGTAAGAAATTACTCAATGTTTTTTAATTAAGTCTCCCTCACCCATATCTTTTCCACAAGGGGGAAAGAAAACACTTCCAACTGAAATTAAGACATGAAAAATCATCTTCACCCTCTTccatatcctttttcttttttaactgatggattttatttccttctctccctagGGGAGGGAGtgaagtctcagtttctccaacagGACAAATTTCTCTACTATCCTACCTCTtacactctccctcccccaaatcttcCAGAATCTCTGGGCCTAGTTTGGTGACAGATGGAaagacaggtagatagacagaAGTCGATAGATAgtgacaggaagagagagatcgAGAAAGAGATAGAActacagaggaaaaaacagaaatagagacaatGAGATTATAGAGACATACAAATAGATTTGAGGTAGAGATAtgagagagatatagagataatGGAAATATATCTGTAAAGAGttacagagatagagatataaaCAGAtgtatagataggtagatggaatgatagagcatttattaaacacttactttgtgccaggcactgtgattggGGCTTCTCTCTGTAGTAAATGAAAAGTGAGGGAGCTGGGCTGCTACATCTTTGAGATCCTTTCTAGTCCTAAAGTTGAATGATCCTATGGAgtagatgggggagaggggctcTCAGAAATTAAAGACCCTGCACCTCACCTGAAGGAGATAGAAGGCCCCCAgcgaggtggggggtggggaggatcgGGAGGCCGGGTGTCTCAGAAGTCGTCGTCGTCGCAGATGTCCAGGTACACGTCGAAGGCCTCCCGGTTACAGTTCCCATCGGGGGTGAAGACGTACTTGTGGAAGGTGCCGTCCACGCAGATGGCAATGACGGAATTGACGTTCTTGGAGGTGTTCCGGCCAAAAGCACAGATGCAGGCGGACTCGGCCGGGACGGTGAAGCTGGCCAGGCTCCACTGCGAGTCCACGTATTGGCCGATCATGGGGCCCACCTTGCCCACTCGCGCAAGGGCGGACCTTCGGTTGAGCCTGGTGTCCTTGAGAGCGAAGACGTGGACGGTGCCCTTGTCGCTGGAGGCGCAGAGGAAGGAGGAGTCGTGGCTGAAGTTGATGCAGTAGAGGGTGGCCGGGTCGGTACCGCGCCTCAGCTCCACCAGCTTCTCCTTGGTCTGTGTGTCGAAGAGGCGGATGAGGGTGCCCTTCTGCGAGGCGGACGCCACCACGGTGCCGGGCTGGTTGAGGGACACGCAGGCCACCTCGCTCTGGTGCGCGTTGATGGTGAAGGGCGCCGACGACGTGCCGGGCTTGGTGCTCGCCAGGTCCACCAGCTGGAGGCTGCCGCACTTGTGGCCCGGGAACACCAGGAGCTGCTTCTCCAGGCTGGGGCAGAGGTCGCACAGGCCCTTGGGGTTGTCGCGGGTGTCGAACTCGAACAGCTTTTGCGGGTCGTTGGGGAAGGAGTAGACGTAGATGCGGTTCCGCAGGACGATGACGATCTTGTCGTGCCGCATGCGCACGGCCAGGGCGGGCTTGGTGAAGGTGAACTCGAGCACCAGCTTGTCTTGGCTGTCTCGGCCCTCGCGGGCGTCGTCCCAGATCAGCACCGAGATCTCCGAGAACTTGGGGCTGCCGCCGCCGCCCACGATGGCCAGCAGGTTGGAGCGGTGGAGCATCTCCACCAGCGCGACGCTGCCCACCTGCTCGTGATCCAGGTGGCCCTTCTCCATCAGGGGCTCCACGTTGTAGATCCGGACGCCCGTCTCCATGGCACAACAGAAACAACTCTGGTCTTGGTTGAAGCGCAGGCTGGTCATCCCGCGGAGCTGCGGCTTCTGAGCCATGGCGAAGTTCCGGCAAGGGGAGAGCGGGGGAGGAGTTACAAGAGCCGAGTCCCGCCGAGGCGAGACGAGACTGCTCGACTGGAGCCGAAGCTCGAAACTAGGGGTTGAGAGCGAAGCCCCGCCCCTCAAGCTGTTCAGTCTCGCCGCTACTTCCGGATGCCGCCTCACACACGCTTCGAGTTCCGCCCTGTCGGGGGTTCCGCCCGCCGACGCTACCGCCCGAGACTTGGAGATTGGGAGACCTGAATAGGAATTCTTTTGACGTTTAATACCTacaagtcacccaacctctccacctcagttttcttacgtgtaaaatagggacaaaatAAGAGGTAATAAGAAGTAGGGAAAAAGGAGGCATCACTCCTACTTTCCTAAccaggttactgtgaggatcagaCAAGATAATGTATTCAAAGCGTTTTCCAAAACTTAAAGCAATAAAATAGTAAGTGGGGAagttaaggcagctaggtggaaacTAGGTGTCTGTTGTTGTCTGCCGCTAGATAGAATAGTGGATAGatcaccggacctggagtcataaagacccGAATTTAAATTCGGCCGCagacactgtgtgatcctggtcaagtcacttaatctgtctgcctcagtttcctcatctgtaaaatggaataatagcaAACAAAATAagctaatatttgcaaaatgctttgcaagctttaaaacactatgtgaatgctagctttttttttttttccagtaagcCGGCAGCACGTGCTacttaaattaacttatttttgcCGGGAAACAagtataactgacatttatgtagctgCCAGGCATtgtagtaagcactttacaattattatctcatttgcttctcaataacaaccctggaaggttagtgctattattttccccatcttacagatgaggaaactgagaggcaaACGGGTTAAGTGATTAGCTTAGGGTCACAAcgtatctgagattggatttgaactcagatctattgctgattccaggtccagcgaTCTATCCACTATTCTATCTAGCAGCGGacgaaaacagacaaaaatgaggCAGCATGATTTGGGAATTGATTATatatatgtggggtgagggagaaccTGGAAGGATGGCTCTAGACAGAAATAGTTTGGAAGTTTGGAAGAGTgagggggaatgggaggggaaatGGTTttatctccccttctt
This Trichosurus vulpecula isolate mTriVul1 chromosome 2, mTriVul1.pri, whole genome shotgun sequence DNA region includes the following protein-coding sequences:
- the LOC118837622 gene encoding WD repeat domain phosphoinositide-interacting protein 4, whose translation is MAQKPQLRGMTSLRFNQDQSCFCCAMETGVRIYNVEPLMEKGHLDHEQVGSVALVEMLHRSNLLAIVGGGGSPKFSEISVLIWDDAREGRDSQDKLVLEFTFTKPALAVRMRHDKIVIVLRNRIYVYSFPNDPQKLFEFDTRDNPKGLCDLCPSLEKQLLVFPGHKCGSLQLVDLASTKPGTSSAPFTINAHQSEVACVSLNQPGTVVASASQKGTLIRLFDTQTKEKLVELRRGTDPATLYCINFSHDSSFLCASSDKGTVHVFALKDTRLNRRSALARVGKVGPMIGQYVDSQWSLASFTVPAESACICAFGRNTSKNVNSVIAICVDGTFHKYVFTPDGNCNREAFDVYLDICDDDDF